In one window of Azoarcus olearius DNA:
- the flgE gene encoding flagellar hook protein FlgE, whose translation MAFQQGLSGLNSSSKALDVISNNVANASTVGFKASNTIFADMYASAMTGGTSSLQVGIGSKVAAVTQSFTQGNLTATNNPLDMAINGNGFFRLSRSDGSIAYSRNGQFDVDRNGNIVNATGEKLTGFQALDTSGTQTVFSGEPSVIYIDTTNIAPRETGTASVGVNLDSSEKNPLNKNPVGSDINNFLNYTAIPVESYNYTTSMTVYDSLGNASLMNLYFVRDPDVAGVSPNTWTVYGRLSNDVVPDPADPALSTGAPLENLGTITFTNLGVPDSTIAGNGVFNVTRTGAQLGTGADDLNFTLDLSRSTQWNTDSGVTTSPRQDGYTTGRLTGLSVSNTGVVQGTFSNGQVRDIARLALANFSSPQGLTSLGDNLWAESFESGQPTVGAPGTGVLGSVTAGQIEESNVDLTQELVSMIVQQRNYQANAQSIRTQDQILQTLVNLR comes from the coding sequence ATGGCATTCCAACAAGGTTTGAGCGGGCTGAATTCGTCGTCCAAGGCGCTCGACGTCATTTCCAACAACGTCGCCAACGCGAGTACGGTCGGCTTCAAGGCCAGCAACACCATCTTTGCCGACATGTACGCATCGGCGATGACCGGTGGCACCTCCTCGCTGCAGGTCGGCATCGGCAGCAAGGTTGCGGCGGTCACCCAGTCCTTCACGCAGGGCAACCTCACCGCCACCAACAACCCGCTCGACATGGCGATCAACGGCAACGGCTTCTTCCGTCTGTCGCGCAGCGACGGCAGCATCGCCTACTCGCGCAACGGCCAGTTCGACGTCGATCGCAACGGCAACATCGTCAATGCCACGGGTGAAAAGCTCACCGGCTTCCAGGCGCTGGACACCTCCGGCACGCAGACGGTGTTCTCCGGCGAGCCGTCGGTGATCTACATCGACACCACCAACATCGCCCCGCGTGAAACCGGCACGGCGTCGGTCGGTGTGAACCTGGACTCGAGCGAGAAGAACCCGCTCAACAAGAACCCGGTCGGCAGCGACATCAACAACTTCCTCAATTACACCGCGATCCCGGTCGAGAGCTACAACTACACCACCTCGATGACGGTGTATGACAGTCTCGGCAACGCCTCGCTGATGAACCTGTACTTCGTCCGCGATCCCGACGTGGCGGGCGTGTCGCCCAATACCTGGACGGTGTATGGCCGCTTGTCGAACGACGTGGTGCCCGACCCCGCGGACCCTGCGCTCTCCACCGGCGCGCCGCTCGAGAACCTCGGCACGATCACGTTTACCAACCTGGGCGTGCCCGATAGCACGATTGCCGGCAATGGCGTGTTCAACGTCACCCGCACCGGGGCCCAGCTCGGTACCGGCGCGGACGACCTCAACTTCACGCTCGACCTGTCGCGCTCCACGCAGTGGAACACCGATTCGGGCGTGACCACCTCGCCGCGCCAGGATGGCTACACCACCGGCCGCCTTACCGGGCTGTCCGTCAGCAATACCGGCGTCGTGCAGGGCACCTTCTCCAACGGCCAGGTGCGCGACATCGCCCGCCTGGCGCTGGCCAACTTCTCCAGCCCGCAGGGCCTCACCTCGCTTGGCGACAACCTGTGGGCAGAGTCCTTCGAATCCGGCCAGCCGACCGTGGGCGCGCCGGGCACCGGCGTGCTCGGTTCGGTCACCGCGGGCCAGATCGAGGAATCCAACGTGGATCTGACGCAGGAACTGGTGTCGATGATCGTGCAGCAGCGCAACTACCAGGCCAACGCGCAATCGATCCGCACCCAGGACCAGATTCTCCAGACCCTGGTGAACCTGCGTTAA
- a CDS encoding flagellar hook assembly protein FlgD: protein MSTVTSATQTAQDILASLARKDTTTTSTTQQSKNQFLTLLTTQLQNQDPMNPMENAELTSQLAQLSTVEGIEKLNSMMTQLLQSQASAEGLQAAALVGRGVLVEGKNLTLTDAGAIGGFELDGPADEVKLSIKDAAGIEVASMTMTDVEAGSQNYMWDGTASGGGKAANGTYTVSVTAVQGDKTVVSRPLQFAAVTSVIRGASSTDLQVGDLGIFKMSEIKQIL from the coding sequence ATGAGCACCGTGACATCCGCAACGCAGACCGCGCAGGACATCCTCGCCAGTCTCGCGCGCAAGGACACCACCACCACCAGCACCACGCAGCAGAGCAAGAACCAGTTCCTGACCCTGCTGACGACCCAGCTGCAGAACCAGGACCCGATGAACCCGATGGAGAACGCCGAGCTGACCTCCCAGCTCGCCCAGCTTTCCACGGTGGAGGGCATCGAGAAGCTCAATTCGATGATGACGCAGCTGCTCCAGTCGCAGGCCTCCGCGGAGGGCCTGCAGGCCGCAGCGCTGGTGGGCCGCGGCGTGCTCGTCGAAGGCAAGAACCTCACCCTGACCGACGCCGGCGCCATCGGCGGTTTCGAACTCGACGGCCCTGCCGACGAAGTGAAGCTGTCGATCAAGGACGCCGCCGGCATCGAAGTGGCGTCGATGACGATGACCGACGTCGAGGCCGGCAGCCAGAACTACATGTGGGACGGCACCGCCTCGGGCGGCGGCAAGGCAGCCAACGGCACCTACACCGTGTCGGTGACCGCGGTGCAGGGCGACAAGACCGTGGTGTCGCGTCCGCTGCAGTTCGCGGCCGTCACCAGCGTGATCCGCGGCGCCTCCAGCACGGACCTCCAGGTCGGCGATCTGGGCATCTTCAAAATGAGCGAAATCAAGCAGATTCTCTGA
- the flgC gene encoding flagellar basal body rod protein FlgC yields the protein MSMLNVFQIAGSALNAQSLRLNTTASNLANADSVIAEDGQPYRAKQVVFAAKPVGATPPVGGVRDKGAAASVGVQVTQVVESAAPMRLVYEPHNPAANAEGYVEMPNVNVVEEMVNMISASRSYQNNAEVMNTAQTLLQRTLQIGQ from the coding sequence ATGAGCATGCTCAACGTCTTCCAGATCGCCGGTTCGGCGCTCAACGCGCAGTCGCTGCGCCTGAATACCACCGCCTCCAACCTGGCCAATGCCGACAGCGTGATCGCCGAGGACGGCCAGCCCTACCGCGCCAAGCAGGTGGTGTTTGCCGCCAAGCCCGTGGGCGCCACGCCGCCGGTGGGCGGCGTGCGCGACAAGGGCGCCGCGGCATCGGTGGGCGTGCAGGTTACCCAGGTGGTGGAGAGCGCGGCGCCGATGCGGCTGGTGTACGAGCCGCACAACCCCGCGGCGAACGCCGAGGGCTATGTCGAGATGCCCAACGTGAATGTCGTCGAAGAGATGGTGAACATGATCTCGGCATCGCGCTCGTACCAGAACAACGCCGAAGTGATGAACACGGCACAGACCTTGCTGCAGCGGACCTTGCAGATCGGTCAATAA
- the flgB gene encoding flagellar basal body rod protein FlgB: MKTQLDQQLQFHQTALNLQAHRQQLLASNIANADTPHYKARDIDFREALQGALGKQSNLALATTQSRHIAGGGGDVLEGATKYRTELQSAVDGNTVNMDVERAAFAENAIHYEASITFINGLLRGMQTAISGQ; encoded by the coding sequence ATGAAGACACAACTCGACCAACAACTGCAGTTCCATCAGACCGCGCTGAACCTGCAGGCTCACCGCCAGCAATTGCTCGCGTCCAACATCGCCAACGCCGATACGCCGCACTACAAGGCGCGCGACATCGATTTCCGCGAGGCCCTGCAGGGGGCGCTCGGCAAGCAGAGCAACCTCGCGCTCGCGACCACGCAGAGCCGGCACATCGCCGGTGGCGGGGGCGACGTGCTGGAAGGCGCCACCAAGTACCGCACCGAGCTGCAGTCCGCGGTGGACGGCAACACGGTGAACATGGACGTGGAACGCGCGGCTTTCGCCGAGAACGCCATCCATTACGAGGCCAGCATCACCTTCATCAATGGCCTGCTGCGCGGCATGCAAACCGCGATCAGCGGCCAGTAA
- the flgA gene encoding flagellar basal body P-ring formation chaperone FlgA, whose protein sequence is MNRTRLPARPPRRRGPAALSAFLRPAAFARLPFTLLAAAGALLAGNVSAQQPAAPVTAAVTRFLEQEARGLPGRVAVSVTPLDARNQLPPCMSLVPFLPAGTRAWGQISVGVRCDSPVEWTAYLQARVSVLGEYLVTAQPLRAGQIIGPADLVRRDGDLATLPDNTLTDVAQASGQYTRFAIAQGSPLRADMLRIPPAVRQGQTVQVVTVGSGFRVSSEGVALNNGAPGDPVRVRLGGGQVVTGAARAGGVVEVTP, encoded by the coding sequence ATGAACCGAACCCGCCTCCCGGCGCGCCCGCCCCGCCGCCGCGGCCCCGCCGCCCTCTCCGCCTTCCTCCGTCCCGCCGCCTTCGCCCGCCTGCCCTTCACGCTGCTGGCTGCAGCGGGCGCGCTCCTGGCGGGCAACGTCAGCGCCCAGCAACCGGCCGCGCCGGTGACGGCCGCGGTTACCCGCTTTCTCGAACAGGAGGCGCGCGGACTGCCCGGCCGGGTGGCGGTGTCGGTCACGCCGCTCGATGCCCGCAACCAGTTGCCGCCGTGCATGAGCCTCGTGCCCTTCCTGCCCGCCGGCACCCGCGCCTGGGGACAGATCAGCGTCGGCGTGCGCTGCGACTCGCCGGTGGAATGGACCGCCTACCTGCAGGCGCGGGTGAGCGTGCTGGGGGAATACCTCGTCACCGCGCAACCGCTGCGCGCGGGGCAGATCATCGGCCCCGCCGATCTCGTGCGCCGCGACGGCGACCTCGCGACCCTGCCCGACAACACGCTGACCGACGTGGCCCAGGCGAGCGGCCAATACACGCGGTTCGCGATCGCTCAAGGCAGCCCGCTGCGTGCCGATATGTTGAGGATTCCTCCCGCGGTGAGACAGGGCCAGACGGTGCAGGTCGTCACCGTCGGCAGCGGCTTCCGCGTTTCCAGCGAGGGCGTGGCCCTCAACAACGGCGCGCCCGGCGATCCGGTGCGCGTGCGGCTGGGCGGCGGCCAGGTCGTCACCGGCGCGGCGCGCGCCGGCGGCGTGGTCGAAGTTACGCCTTGA